The proteins below are encoded in one region of Fibrella aestuarina BUZ 2:
- a CDS encoding TonB-dependent receptor domain-containing protein, with translation MKLFLAVAALALWVGDAVAQSDHTVSLSGSLIDSATTQPIPFATVAVRDAARLIAGITTDSAGTFRLPTLPLGRYTLSLSSVGYRTKNHPVTLTADEPIVQLGAIVLRSESRTLGEVTVTAQKALIEEKGDKLIYNAEKDISNAGGSAADVLRKVPSLSLDLDGNIQMRGNSNIRVLINGKPSAMMARNLADALKQMPADNIKSIEVITSPGAKYDAEGAAGVINIITKKALQGFNGSVMASVGTFNRSTNTKLALKTKKLGVSLSANGYQFRNIREAHTLRTTLLNGQPLNYLYQDSNADNTGTGGYGEFSLDYDPDSTSRINFSANAWGGSYPNNSSVINRLTDPAGTTLQYFRNDIRFRNPYGNSQFDLGYTKTFRKPAGVTSEKEFTLLTQFSRMPDNYFYDTDRYTINEVEQLSYRQRSTNYSRNKEYTLQADYTHPFLVRMRRDTAQMKLEVGVKAIRRDIGSEYRVEQSLDGQQPFVADPSQSNDFDYNQQIYAGYTALRVETRQKWNLNLGARFERTEISGNFLTTQTALATQYQNLIPSVTISKGIKSHTLKASYTQRIQRPQLWFLNPWVNASDPRNLQTGNPYLNPELNHAVELGHSVSTKSGLSINSAFYWRMTNNAIEFIRTVDEAGVSLSKPENIAQRSAYGLNVNLSGQANKNWTLNGGTDLRYVDLNSPGLNQRNSGLVGNFNVSSTYKLPHNYTLQANGNANTGWISLQGRSTSFYWYGFALKRDLMAKKASLTLGVNNPFNRGVSQTNSQSAPTFTSDTRFFFLTRSVRLAFEWRFGQMSAGGKQSRKVQNDDAGGR, from the coding sequence ATGAAACTTTTTCTAGCTGTAGCCGCTCTGGCGCTATGGGTTGGGGATGCTGTTGCCCAATCTGATCACACGGTTAGCCTGTCGGGGTCGCTAATCGACTCGGCAACGACGCAGCCGATCCCCTTCGCGACGGTGGCCGTGCGCGATGCCGCCCGGCTCATCGCCGGTATCACCACCGACAGCGCCGGTACGTTCCGGTTGCCCACTCTGCCGCTGGGGCGCTACACGCTAAGCCTCTCGTCGGTAGGGTACCGGACTAAAAACCACCCCGTCACCCTGACGGCCGATGAGCCGATCGTGCAACTGGGGGCTATCGTGTTGCGCTCGGAAAGCCGGACGCTGGGTGAAGTGACCGTAACGGCGCAGAAGGCGCTGATCGAGGAAAAAGGCGATAAGCTGATCTACAACGCCGAGAAAGACATCTCCAACGCGGGTGGTTCGGCGGCCGACGTGCTGCGCAAGGTGCCGTCGCTGAGCCTCGACCTGGACGGGAACATTCAGATGCGGGGCAACAGCAACATCCGGGTGCTGATCAACGGGAAACCGTCGGCGATGATGGCGCGTAACCTGGCCGACGCCCTGAAGCAGATGCCCGCCGACAACATCAAGTCGATCGAGGTCATTACCAGCCCCGGTGCCAAATACGATGCCGAAGGCGCGGCGGGCGTGATCAACATCATCACCAAAAAAGCCTTGCAGGGTTTCAACGGGTCGGTGATGGCGTCGGTGGGTACGTTCAACCGCAGCACCAACACTAAACTGGCGCTCAAGACTAAAAAGCTGGGCGTTTCGCTCTCGGCCAATGGCTACCAGTTTCGGAACATCCGCGAGGCCCATACGCTACGCACCACCTTGCTGAACGGACAGCCCCTCAACTACCTGTATCAGGACAGCAACGCCGACAACACTGGCACGGGTGGCTACGGCGAATTCAGCCTGGATTATGACCCGGATTCGACCAGCCGGATCAACTTCTCGGCCAACGCCTGGGGCGGTTCGTACCCCAACAATAGCTCGGTCATCAACCGCCTGACCGACCCGGCCGGCACGACGCTGCAATACTTCCGCAACGACATCCGGTTCCGCAATCCATACGGCAACAGTCAGTTCGATCTGGGCTATACCAAAACGTTTCGTAAACCTGCCGGGGTAACGTCGGAGAAAGAGTTTACCCTGCTGACGCAGTTTAGCCGGATGCCCGACAACTACTTTTACGATACCGACCGCTACACGATCAACGAGGTGGAGCAACTGAGTTATCGGCAGCGTAGCACCAACTACAGCCGCAACAAGGAATACACGCTTCAGGCCGACTATACGCACCCGTTTCTGGTTCGGATGCGCCGCGATACGGCTCAGATGAAGCTAGAAGTGGGTGTGAAGGCGATCCGGCGCGACATTGGCAGCGAGTACCGGGTAGAGCAATCGCTGGATGGGCAACAGCCGTTTGTGGCCGACCCGAGCCAGTCGAATGATTTCGATTACAACCAGCAGATTTACGCGGGCTACACGGCGCTTCGGGTGGAAACCAGGCAGAAGTGGAACCTCAACCTGGGTGCCCGCTTCGAGCGCACCGAGATCAGCGGTAATTTCCTGACGACCCAGACGGCGCTGGCCACGCAGTACCAGAACCTGATTCCGAGCGTAACGATCTCGAAAGGAATCAAGTCACACACGCTGAAGGCCAGTTACACCCAACGGATACAGCGACCGCAACTCTGGTTTCTGAACCCTTGGGTCAATGCCAGCGATCCGCGCAACCTGCAAACCGGCAACCCTTACCTGAACCCGGAGCTGAACCACGCCGTCGAACTGGGGCATAGCGTGAGCACGAAATCGGGGCTGTCGATCAACTCGGCTTTCTACTGGCGCATGACCAACAACGCCATCGAGTTTATCCGGACGGTGGACGAGGCGGGCGTATCACTGAGCAAGCCCGAAAACATTGCTCAACGCAGCGCCTACGGCCTGAACGTCAACCTGTCGGGGCAGGCCAACAAGAACTGGACGCTGAATGGCGGTACCGACCTGCGGTATGTGGACCTGAACAGCCCCGGCCTGAACCAGCGCAACAGCGGGCTGGTGGGCAATTTTAACGTGAGCAGCACCTACAAACTGCCCCACAACTACACCCTGCAGGCCAACGGCAATGCCAACACGGGCTGGATCAGCCTACAGGGCCGCAGCACCAGTTTTTACTGGTACGGATTCGCCCTGAAGCGCGACCTGATGGCGAAAAAAGCGAGCCTTACGCTGGGGGTCAACAACCCGTTCAACCGGGGCGTGTCGCAGACCAACAGCCAGTCGGCACCCACGTTTACGTCGGACACCCGCTTTTTCTTCCTGACGCGCTCGGTGCGGCTGGCGTTTGAGTGGCGGTTTGGCCAGATGAGCGCCGGCGGCAAGCAAAGCCGCAAAGTGCAGAACGACGATGCCGGTGGGCGTTAG
- a CDS encoding RES family NAD+ phosphorylase, with protein sequence MPTLYRIIRDKYRHEPLSVTGSRLFGGRWNPKGVGVLYATSTPELGLVETLAHAPAIRYEELPTYWVFSLAVPDDIRYYHRNELPDYWQDDTYERTQTWLKDWLNNPDSLGVAVPSVLVPLSYNVILHPAHALFEQIQVVGQEIQPIDRRLWRPVD encoded by the coding sequence ATGCCAACGCTGTATCGAATCATCCGGGATAAGTACCGCCACGAGCCCCTATCGGTAACGGGCAGTCGGCTGTTTGGGGGGCGCTGGAATCCCAAAGGCGTAGGCGTGCTGTATGCGACATCGACACCCGAACTAGGTCTGGTCGAAACCCTGGCTCATGCCCCGGCTATTCGCTATGAAGAGTTACCCACCTACTGGGTGTTCTCGCTGGCGGTGCCCGATGACATTCGCTATTACCATCGAAACGAACTTCCCGACTACTGGCAGGACGATACCTATGAGCGAACGCAGACCTGGCTTAAGGACTGGTTGAACAACCCCGATTCCCTGGGCGTCGCGGTGCCATCGGTGCTGGTTCCGTTATCCTACAACGTGATCTTGCATCCGGCTCACGCGCTGTTCGAACAGATACAAGTGGTTGGGCAGGAAATTCAACCGATAGATCGACGGCTCTGGCGGCCGGTTGACTAG
- a CDS encoding HEAT repeat domain-containing protein codes for MKPTIDDLLTRYYAGETTLDEERQLRDFFQRTQPLPEHLRPHAPLFEYVTEAQAGQPSTNLVAQLDRKLGPQRTTPVRQLTSWSLRLAAGVTLLLLGFVGGRYYTQWEPTVATEIAAADQPQTDSPEADSIKKALAFDAMTQTSASDRIHAVNQSSELDQADREITQLLINTLNFDANVNVRLAACQALLRFEREEGVREALIQSLRIQKDPNVQLTLIDALVAIKEKRATTEMQWLARNQQVLDVVRLKAEEGIGALSKVTKSTS; via the coding sequence ATGAAGCCAACTATTGATGACCTGCTGACGCGCTACTATGCCGGGGAAACCACCCTCGACGAAGAACGGCAGCTGCGCGATTTTTTCCAACGTACCCAGCCCCTGCCCGAGCACCTGCGGCCCCACGCCCCCCTGTTTGAGTACGTAACCGAGGCGCAGGCCGGGCAACCCTCGACCAATCTGGTGGCTCAACTGGACCGGAAGCTCGGGCCGCAGCGTACCACACCCGTGCGGCAGCTGACGAGCTGGAGCCTGCGCCTCGCGGCCGGGGTGACGCTGCTGCTGCTGGGCTTCGTGGGTGGGCGCTACTACACCCAATGGGAACCGACGGTGGCCACCGAAATAGCCGCCGCCGACCAACCACAGACCGATTCACCGGAGGCCGATTCGATCAAGAAAGCGCTGGCCTTCGACGCCATGACGCAAACCTCGGCCAGCGACCGGATTCATGCCGTCAACCAGAGTTCGGAACTCGATCAGGCTGACCGCGAAATCACACAGTTGCTGATCAATACGCTCAACTTCGACGCTAACGTCAACGTGAGGCTGGCGGCCTGCCAGGCCTTGCTGCGGTTCGAGCGGGAGGAAGGGGTTCGGGAGGCGTTAATCCAGTCGCTGCGCATCCAGAAAGACCCCAACGTGCAACTGACGCTGATTGACGCGCTGGTGGCTATCAAAGAGAAACGAGCGACCACGGAAATGCAGTGGCTGGCCCGCAACCAGCAGGTGCTGGACGTGGTCCGCCTCAAAGCCGAAGAAGGGATCGGTGCCTTGAGTAAAGTCACGAAGTCGACGTCGTAA
- a CDS encoding hybrid sensor histidine kinase/response regulator has protein sequence MDTLILLIEDDTQIRENIKELLTLRGFRVETASNGRDGISQAMLLSPDLILCDIMMPDVNGYQVLDVIRANRVFATTPFVFLTAKSDPTDIRWGMNLGADDYLTKPFTFQSLLHTIESRLKREELRKSALKTQMDTYRSTLTSVAAHEYNTPLTGIIGFSSILVNDYQRYTADEAVSMMTMINLSGLRLKRSLDNSRLMNILTSLDPTQKAYAHFSTGSTVVTHELVERAMQAVQHRLDRSVTHTLDVPTATLGLSTENLRICLEELIDNAVKFSDQTQPIQISGGPDGALYRLTFVNKGQPFRSEFTAQIAPYQQFERGQYEQQGFGLGLAIVQKLLDLNQGRLAIDSPVEGETIVTIWVPMTGD, from the coding sequence ATGGATACACTGATACTACTGATTGAAGACGATACTCAGATACGAGAGAATATCAAAGAATTGTTGACCCTGCGCGGGTTTCGGGTAGAAACCGCCAGCAACGGCCGGGACGGCATCAGCCAGGCCATGCTGCTGTCGCCCGATCTGATTCTGTGCGACATTATGATGCCCGACGTCAACGGCTATCAGGTGCTGGACGTGATTCGGGCCAACCGCGTCTTCGCCACCACGCCGTTTGTCTTCCTGACGGCCAAATCCGACCCCACCGATATCCGCTGGGGGATGAACCTGGGCGCCGACGATTACCTGACCAAACCCTTCACGTTCCAGAGTTTACTACATACCATCGAGAGCCGGCTGAAGCGGGAAGAGCTACGCAAGAGCGCGCTGAAGACGCAGATGGATACGTACCGCAGCACGCTCACATCGGTGGCCGCCCACGAATACAACACGCCCCTCACCGGCATCATCGGCTTTTCGTCTATCCTGGTCAACGACTACCAGCGGTACACCGCCGACGAAGCCGTTTCGATGATGACGATGATCAACCTGAGCGGATTGCGCCTGAAACGCTCCCTGGACAACAGTCGCCTGATGAATATCCTGACGAGCCTCGACCCCACCCAGAAAGCCTACGCCCACTTTTCGACGGGCAGCACGGTGGTGACCCACGAACTCGTTGAGCGCGCGATGCAGGCTGTGCAGCATCGGCTCGACCGGTCGGTGACGCATACGCTTGACGTACCAACCGCAACCCTGGGCCTATCGACCGAAAACCTGCGCATCTGCCTGGAAGAGCTGATCGACAATGCCGTTAAATTCTCCGATCAAACCCAGCCGATCCAGATCAGCGGTGGCCCCGATGGGGCGCTCTACCGCCTTACGTTCGTGAATAAAGGCCAGCCGTTCCGGTCGGAGTTTACGGCCCAGATAGCCCCGTACCAACAGTTCGAGCGTGGTCAATACGAGCAACAGGGCTTTGGCCTGGGGCTGGCCATCGTACAAAAACTCCTTGACCTCAACCAGGGGCGTCTGGCGATCGACAGCCCGGTCGAGGGCGAAACGATTGTAACGATCTGGGTACCCATGACTGGTGATTGA
- a CDS encoding DUF4097 family beta strand repeat-containing protein — translation MKKMLLLGLGCLAQLTVSYAQEYKTKLANNGDQKVMILLDAGNLKVEGYNGNELIVQTSSKLEAPPERAKGLRPLYNSAVDNTGIGLSVTSENGVMRVEKATRKDIPYTIRVPQKVAILYEQTNWHKGDITVQNVEGDLEIRTKNGDINLLNVTGPVVANTTNGEVRVVYSSLNQSKPTAISTISGAIDVTLPASTKANFKLSSITGEMYTDFDLGLNKKDGMTRMGGGHAINGTTNGGGVDLQLKTISSDIYIRKQK, via the coding sequence ATGAAAAAAATGCTGCTGCTGGGCCTTGGCTGCCTGGCCCAACTGACTGTGTCCTACGCACAGGAGTACAAAACCAAACTGGCCAACAACGGCGATCAGAAAGTGATGATCCTGCTGGATGCCGGTAACCTGAAAGTCGAAGGGTATAACGGTAACGAATTGATCGTGCAGACGTCATCGAAGCTGGAAGCGCCGCCCGAACGGGCCAAAGGCCTGCGCCCGCTCTACAATTCGGCCGTCGACAACACCGGTATCGGGCTGTCGGTCACCTCGGAGAACGGAGTCATGCGCGTGGAGAAAGCAACGCGGAAAGACATCCCCTACACCATTCGGGTGCCGCAGAAAGTGGCCATTCTCTACGAACAGACCAACTGGCATAAGGGCGATATCACGGTGCAAAACGTGGAGGGTGACCTGGAAATCCGAACGAAAAACGGCGATATCAACCTGCTGAACGTAACGGGGCCTGTGGTGGCCAATACCACCAACGGAGAAGTGAGGGTGGTCTATTCGTCCCTGAACCAAAGCAAGCCCACCGCCATCTCGACCATCAGCGGTGCCATCGACGTGACGCTGCCCGCATCGACCAAAGCCAATTTTAAACTCAGCTCGATCACCGGCGAAATGTATACCGATTTCGACCTGGGCCTGAACAAAAAAGACGGTATGACCCGCATGGGCGGTGGCCACGCCATCAACGGCACCACCAACGGCGGCGGCGTTGACCTTCAGCTGAAAACCATCAGCAGCGACATCTACATCCGCAAGCAGAAATAA
- a CDS encoding RNA polymerase sigma factor, which produces MDLQAFKQRILPVQNRLFRLATMFLRNREDAEDALQDVLLRLWSNRQQLDTYQSVEALAVQMTKNLCLDRLKAHDRQKGVDNADLGSVAADQLSPHRQAELTDSASQLRRLIDQLPDTQKLVLHLRDVEEYSFEEIEQVTGLSINTIRVTLSRARQRLRDGYVKLNDYEANY; this is translated from the coding sequence ATGGACCTACAGGCGTTTAAGCAACGGATCTTACCCGTTCAGAACCGACTCTTCCGGCTGGCTACGATGTTTCTGCGCAACCGCGAAGATGCCGAGGATGCGTTGCAGGATGTGCTGCTGCGCCTGTGGTCGAATCGACAGCAACTGGATACCTATCAAAGCGTGGAAGCCCTGGCCGTACAAATGACCAAAAACCTCTGTCTGGATCGGCTGAAGGCCCACGACCGGCAGAAGGGCGTCGACAATGCCGATTTGGGAAGCGTCGCCGCCGATCAGCTGTCGCCGCACCGGCAGGCGGAACTGACCGACAGCGCCAGCCAGCTGCGGCGGCTGATCGACCAACTGCCCGATACCCAGAAACTGGTGCTGCACTTGCGCGACGTGGAGGAATATTCCTTCGAGGAAATCGAACAGGTAACCGGGCTGTCGATCAACACCATCCGCGTGACCCTCTCGCGAGCCCGGCAACGGCTGCGCGATGGGTACGTTAAACTGAACGACTATGAAGCCAACTATTGA